One genomic window of Fusarium verticillioides 7600 chromosome 2, whole genome shotgun sequence includes the following:
- a CDS encoding golgi apparatus membrane protein TVP18, which translates to MTLKEEFQTRNFSIYGQWLGILSMIICLAVGIANIFSFHVVRIIFCAFAIASAFVILFIEVPLLLRICPTSGKFDETIRKISTNYMRAAAYGVMSALQFISNVSGASSLIAAAVFLLLTALCYLLAGIKGQAFVGSKTLGGQGVAQMIV; encoded by the exons ATGACgctcaaggaggagttcCAAACGCGAAACTTCA GCATCTACGGACAATG GCTTGGAATTCTTTCCATGATCATCTGTCTGGCTGTTGGAATCGCCAACATCTTCTCGTTTCATGTAGTTCGCATTATCTTCTGCGCCTTTGCTAT CGCATCGGCCTTTGTCATTCTTTTCATCGAAgtccctcttcttctccgaATCTGCCCAACCTCCGGCAAGTTCGATGAGACAATTCGCAAGATCTCGACCAACTATATGCGCGCGGCCGCCTACGGCGTCATGTCTGCTCTGCAGTTTATTAGTAATGTCAGCGGTGCAAGCAGCTTGATTGCCGCTGCTGTCTTCCTGCTACTGACTGCTCTTTGCTACCTGCTTGCCGGTATCAAGGGTCAGGCCTTCGTCGGCAGCAAGACCCTCGGTGGTCAGGGCGTCGCGCAGATGATTGTGTAG